ACTTTTAATCAAGAAAAATATACCTGCCCTAGCCCAGTATACATGTCTAGGCCAGGCAGCTAAGGGTCAATTGCCTTCCAGGTGGCACAAGTATTTACATGCATAATCTATCAACTAAGTGTTATTTTTATGTGTTTCTTAGATCGGAGGCGAGCTCATGGATTTCATAATTGTGCTTCATGATTCAAAAGCTGTGAAGACGTTTTGTAGTCGAATGCATTTTTCTCTAGGTGCTGGCTGCAGTGCTGCTGCAGGACCTGTGGGGAGAGTGCTGGAAGCAGATCTTCGAGCCGGGGATGGTGGGTCCGGCATGTGCTACAGTTATAGTTGTAGCAAAGGTATTCCATGCTGCAATGTAAATATACCCTTCTTTTGACTAGTTAGTGGATTTGACAAATCCGTTTTGTTGCAAATTTTGCAGGGGCGTTTGTTGGTGTGTCATTGGAAGGGAACATTGTTGCAACAAGAATGGATACCAACCTACGGTTCTATGGCGATCCGTATCTCACCACTGCTGACATATTACTGGGGACCGTGGACAGACCAAAAGCTGCTGAGCCCTTGTATGCTGCACTACATAACCTCTACTCCAGCCTACGCTTTTAGTTCCGGCACTATTTGGCAAAGCAGGTTGTGAAACAAGCAGCAGCTTGAGTGCATGGTGCATTTCTTGCCCTGGATGATTTGTGACTGTATGGTTTATAGTTTATATGCATGTGGATGATGGATTGTTATTTGGTGGACGAGTAGGCATTGGGTCAAATATATATCTACAGTTGTCAAACAAACCATTCAGTTACTATGTAAATATTTCTATTCTTATTCCTTGCAAaaagatattatatatataaaaaataatatgaaagcaGTATTGAATTTGAAACAAACCTTAGTTgcgtttaaaatttaattattaatttagctgaTTCTTAAGATAAAGTCATATTAGAAAGTGATATCTGATTaggtattaaatttaaataaattgaaatactttaattaattaattaatcctcTTAGATTTTAGTTGAAATGATAATAGTGTTATTAATTCGGTGTATTCAATTTAGACACAAATAGAGTAAGACTACTTTACAATGACCAGCCCTACAGACTttacaattcagccaatttggTAATCGAAGAGTTTCCATGCTATTTGTATCTTTACTTAAcggataaattttttttattatttatcgaaaATAACGACGTAATCAAGGAGGTAGTATCTCAAGTCGAGTATGTCGCATCGTGATTCGTGAATGTGAAAACACCAACAAAGGAAAAGGCCGAGCTAAGAAAACcactccaaaagaaaaaaaacaatccCCTAAAGCAAAGCAGGGTTCAAATTCAAGAAAAGCCTACCATTTTCTTGATGGCTACCATTGATGAAGAAATCTCAATAAAGAAGCGAAGCAGAGCAGGGTTTTCAAAGGATATCGAGATCGTTGACATTGAAAGCGATTCGTTTTGTTTTACACCCATCAAAGACAAAGGCAACTCCAAGACTAACGCGATCTCTGTCGAACAATACAGTGAAGAAAGGGACCTTCAACTTGCCATCAAGCTTTCCACCATAACTTCCGATACTAACTTCATCGATCTCGACAACTACGATGATGGTTTGTTCTTACTTAATTTCCAGCCCCCAAAGACAGATTTCGGTAAAAAAcgagaaaaaacaaagaaacccTTCTCTCATCTTTCCGTTACTGAACCAGGAGAGTCATCAAACTGCAAAACTAACCAAAGCCCATCTTTTACCTGCGAAATCTGCATCGAACCCAAGCAACCTAACGAGTCGTTCAACATCAAAGGCTGTTCTCACGCTTACTGTACAGATTGCATGATCAAATACGTGGCGTCTAAACTTCAAGACAAGATTACGGCTATAAGTTGTCCCGTTGAAAACTGTGGGGGTTTATTAGAACCTGAGTACTGTCGCAATATACTCCCTAAAGAAGTTTTTGATAGGTGGGGGGATGCTTTATGCGAGGCCATGGTTTTAGGGCTTCAAAGTTTTTATTGTCCTTACAAAGATTGTTCCATGCTTTTGGTCGATGATG
The genomic region above belongs to Gossypium hirsutum isolate 1008001.06 chromosome D05, Gossypium_hirsutum_v2.1, whole genome shotgun sequence and contains:
- the LOC107907073 gene encoding ranBP-type and C3HC4-type zinc finger-containing protein 1; its protein translation is MATIDEEISIKKRSRAGFSKDIEIVDIESDSFCFTPIKDKGNSKTNAISVEQYSEERDLQLAIKLSTITSDTNFIDLDNYDDGLFLLNFQPPKTDFGKKREKTKKPFSHLSVTEPGESSNCKTNQSPSFTCEICIEPKQPNESFNIKGCSHAYCTDCMIKYVASKLQDKITAISCPVENCGGLLEPEYCRNILPKEVFDRWGDALCEAMVLGLQSFYCPYKDCSMLLVDDGEEAVKESECPNCRRLFCAQCKVPWHAELECGEYQRLHKDEREKEDIMLMKLAKEKKWARCPNCRFVVERTQGCRFMRCRCGGAFCYDCGTTLVDNHHHYCYKCKR